In Lineus longissimus chromosome 9, tnLinLong1.2, whole genome shotgun sequence, one genomic interval encodes:
- the LOC135493259 gene encoding protein SDA1 homolog — protein sequence MTNKLPSNLPQLQNLIKRDPNSYKDEFMQQYNHYQSNLQIFLLRPSQYSKTLSELVIFLSQVAHCYHEELSEYPQELRDLLHQHATVLDSDMRSTLCKALILLRNKGLIPAVSVLELFFELFKCQDKLLRKTLYTYIVQDIKNVNAKHKNAKLNTTLQNFMYTMLRDSNAIAAKMSLDVMVELYRRNVWNDSKTVNVITTACFSKVTKILVGALQFFLGRDEADEVLSDSESDSEQKTEKELLLGHRVGKKSKKRQKKLDRALKVLKKNKKKKKVQPFNFSALHLIHDPQGFAEKLFRQLESSNERFEVKVMMINLVSRLIGIHQLFLLNFYPFLQRFLQPHQRDVTKLLTYAAQSCHELVPPDAMEPVMMAVANNFITERNSGEVMAVGLNAVREICARCPLAMDEDLLRDLVQYKNHKDKSVIMAARSLIQLFRTTGSHLLHKKDRGRPTEAAKEASSLVYGDVDRKDYIPGAEVLKTVEEIEKEKQDQDEWSSDSEEEEEADDDSDGWVDVHHSSDEEPEVTEEMNAMAPEDKVAKAKDVTQSRILSQDEFKQIRVRQMAKEMDTDKNPSNKRKREPLDVEQLERGEIVRLDDIERVHKKRAHDYKSRLATVMAGREGREKFGKWKDTKMNPHASTTNKQKKKNQNFMMIKHKVQKKQKRSFRDKQLALKHSLLKKMKNKMR from the exons ATGACTAACAAATTACCTAGCAATCTACCGCAACTCCAAAATCTAATCAAACGTGATCCAAATTCATACAAAGATGAG ttcatgCAGCAATACAACCATTACCAGTCCAATTTACAAATCTTCTTACTGCGGCCGTCTCAGTACTCCAAGACCTTATCAGAACTAGTAATCTTCCTTAGTCAGGTTGCTCATTGTTATCACGAAGAACTTTCAGAGTATCCACAGGAACTAAGAGACTTGCTACACCAACATGCTACAGTTCTAGACAGTGACATGAGATCT ACTTTGTGTAAGGCTCTGATCTTACTGAGGAACAAAGGTCTGATACCTGCTGTCAGTGTTTTGGAGCTCTTCTTTGAACTCTTTAAATGCCAAGACAAACTGCTGAGGAAGACTCTTTACACCTATATAGTACAGGACATCAAGAATGTGAATGCCAAACATAAGAATGCAAAATTAAATACG ACTCTTCAGAATTTCATGTACACCATGCTCAGAGATAGTAATGCTATAGCGGCTAAAATGTCTCTG GATGTAATGGTTGAACTGTACAGACGTAATGTGTGGAATGATTCCAAGACTGTGAATGTCATCACAACTGCTTGTTTCTCGAAGGTTACAAAG ATTTTGGTTGGAGCCCTTCAGTTTTTCCTCGGAAGAGATGAAGCTGATGAAGTATTGAGTGACAGTGAATCTGAT TCGGAACAGAAGACAGAAAAAGAGCTTCTCCTTGGACACAGGGTTGGTAAGAAGTCGAAAAAACGACAGAAAAAGTTGGACAGGGCTTTGAAAGTATTGAAG aaaaacaagaaaaagaaaaaagtccAGCCATTTAACTTCTCCGCCCTTCACCTGATTCATGACCCACAAGGCTTTGCTGAGAAATTATTTCGACAGTTGGAGAGCAGTAATGAGAGATTCGAAGTGAAAGTCATGATGATCAACTTGGTTTCACGACTAATTGGAATCCATCAACTCTTCTTGTTGAATTTTTATCCCTTCCTCCAGAGGTTCCTTCAGCCACATCAAAGAG ATGTGACAAAGTTACTTACCTACGCTGCTCAGTCATGTCATGAGTTGGTCCCTCCAGAT GCTATGGAACCAGTGATGATGGCAGTCGcaaataattttatcacagagaGAAATTCAGGAGAAGTCATGGCTGTGGG GTTAAATGCTGTGAGGGAAATCTGTGCCAGGTGTCCATTGGCCATGGATGAGGATTTACTGCGGGATCTTGTTCAGTATAAAAACCACAAAGACAAAAGCGTGATAATGGCTGCCAGGTCACTGATACAGTTGTTTAGGACGACCGGTTCACATTTATTGCATAAGAAGGACAGA GGCAGACCAACAGAAGCTGCAAAAGAAGCCTCATCATTAGTGTACGGGGACGTGGACAGGAAAGACTACATTCCTGGGGCTGAGGTGCTCAAGACTGTTGAGGAGATTGAAAAGGAAAAACAAGACCAAG ATGAATGGAGCTCAGACtctgaggaagaagaggaggcaGATGATGACAGTGATGGCTGGGTTGATGTGCATCATTCATCAGATGAGGAACCAGAG GTGACAGAAGAAATGAACGCAATGGCCCCCGAAGACAAAGTAGCGAAAGCAAAGGATGTGACTCAATCTCGTATTTTGTCTCAAGATGAGTTCAAACAGATCAGAGTGAGGCAGATGGCGAAAGAAATGGACACAGATAAGAATCCATCTAATAAACGTAAACGGGAACCGTTAGATGTGGAGCAATTGGAAAG GGGAGAGATAGTTAGATTAGACGACATTGAGCGTGTTCACAAGAAAAGAGCTCATGATTACAAGTCAAGACTTGCCACAGTCATG GCTGGACGGGAAGGTCGTGAGAAGTTTGGTAAATGGAAGGACACGAAGATGAACCCGCATGCAAGTACGACGAATaaacagaagaaaaagaatCAGAACTTTATGATGATCAAACACAAAGTGCAGAAAAAACAGAAAAGATCATTTAGAGACAAACAGCTGGCTCTGAAACATTCCCTgctgaagaaaatgaagaataagATGCGATAG